Proteins from a genomic interval of Saccopteryx leptura isolate mSacLep1 chromosome 13, mSacLep1_pri_phased_curated, whole genome shotgun sequence:
- the WNT8B gene encoding protein Wnt-8b — protein sequence MLLMEPSVCIILFTCILQLSHTWSVNNFLMTGPKAYLIYSSSVAAGAQSGIEECKYQFAWDRWNCPERALQLSSHGGLRSANRETAFVHAISSAGVMYTLTRNCSLGDFDNCGCDDSRNGQLGGQGWLWGGCSDNVGFGEAISKQFVDALETGQDARAAMNLHNNEAGRKAVKGTMKRTCKCHGVSGSCTTQTCWLQLPEFREVGAHLKEKYHAALKVDLLQGAGNSAAGRGAIADTFRSISTRELVHLEDSPDYCLENKTLGLLGTEGRECLRRGRALGRWERRSCRRLCGDCGLAVEERRAETVSSCNCKFHWCCAVRCEQCRRRVTKYFCSRAERPRGGAAHKPARKP from the exons GTCAGTGAACAATTTTCTGATGACTGGCCCAAAg GCTTACCTGATCTACTCCAGCAGCGTGGCAGCTGGTGCCCAGAGCGGTATTGAAGAATGCAAATACCAGTTTGCCTGGGACCGCTGGAACTGCCCTGAGCGAGCCCTGCAGCTGTCCAGCCATGGCGGCCTTCGCAGTG CTAATCGGGAGACAGCATTTGTACATGCCATCAGTTCTGCTGGGGTCATGTACACTCTGACTAGAAACTGCAGCCTTGGGGATTTTGACAACTGTGGCTGTGATGACTCCCGCAATGGACAACTGG GGGGTCAAGGCTGGCTGTGGGGAGGCTGTAGTGACAACGTGGGCTTTGGAGAGGCAATATCCAAGCAATTTGTCGATGCCTTGGAGACGGGACAGGATGCCCGGGCAGCCATGAACCTGCATAACAATGAGGCCGGCCGCAAG GCAGTAAAAGGCACCATGAAACGCACGTGTAAGTGCCACGGCGTGTCTGGCAGCTGCACCACGCAGACCTGCTGGCTGCAGCTGCCTGAGTTCCGCGAGGTGGGTGCGCACCTGAAGGAGAAGTACCATGCAGCTCTCAAGGTGGACCTGCTGCAGGGTGCTGGCAACAGCGCGGCCGGCCGCGGCGCCATCGCCGACACCTTTCGCTCCATCTCCACGCGGGAGCTGGTGCACTTGGAGGATTCCCCAGACTACTGCCTGGAGAACAAAACGCTAGGACTGCTGGGCACCGAAGGCCGAGAGTGCCTGCGGCGCGGGCGGGCCCTGGGCCGCTGGGAGCGTCGCAGCTGCCGCCGGCTCTGCGGGGATTGCGGGCTAGCGGTGGAGGAGCGCCGCGCTGAGACCGTGTCCAGCTGCAACTGCAAATTCCACTGGTGCTGCGCTGTTCGCTGCGAGCAGTGCCGCCGGCGAGTCACCAAGTACTTCTGTAGCCGCGCCGAGCGGCCGCGGGGGGGCGCAGCGCACAAACCCGCGAGAAAACCCTAA